One window of the Ananas comosus cultivar F153 linkage group 21, ASM154086v1, whole genome shotgun sequence genome contains the following:
- the LOC109726773 gene encoding mitochondrial import receptor subunit TOM9-2-like, producing the protein MSSSLSRRGRGEGEGEGVLGPISRSPIVVRGREAAAEAATVAKKLLRSTGKAAWIAGTTFLVLFVPLIIEMDREQQLNELELQQATLLGGPSPALPPPPPSK; encoded by the coding sequence ATGTCGTCGTCTCTAAGCCGGAGGGGccgcggcgagggcgagggcgagggcgtgttGGGGCCGATCTCTCGCTCGCCGATCGTGGTGCGggggagggaggcggcggcggaggcggcgacggtggcgaaGAAGCTCCTCCGGAGCACCGGTAAAGCGGCGTGGATCGCGGGCACGACCTTCCTCGTCCTCTTCGTCCCCCTCATCATCGAGATGGACCGCGAGCAACAGCTCAATGAACTCGAGCTCCAGCAGGCCACCCTCCTCGGCGGCCCCTCGCccgcgctgccgccgccgcctccgtccAAGTGA
- the LOC109726457 gene encoding serine/threonine-protein kinase STY8-like, giving the protein MDAAFGMEYLHGKNIVHFDLKCENLLVNMRDPHRPVCKIGDLGLSKVKQHTLVSGGVRGTLPWMASELLSGKSNMVSEKIDVYSFGIVMWELLTGEEPYADMRCASIIGGIVNNSLRPQIPTWCDPEWKSLMERCWASDPARRPSFSEISQKLRKMAAAINVK; this is encoded by the exons ATGGATGCAGCAt TTGGGATGGAGTATTTGCATGGGAAGAACATAGTTCATTTTGACCTAAAATGTGAAAATTTACTAGTGAATATGCGAGATCCACATCGACCTGTCTGCAAG ATTGGTGATCTAGGTCTATCCAAGGTGAAGCAACATACTTTGGTGTCGGGTGGTGTTCGTGGAACTTTACCATGGATGGCGTCTGAGCTTTTAAGTGGCAAAagtaatatggtatcagaaaaA ATCGATGTTTACTCCTTTGGGATCGTCATGTGGGAGCTGCTTACTGGGGAAGAGCCGTATGCTGATATGCGATGTGCTTCCATAATTG GGGGGATCGTGAATAACTCTTTACGTCCTCAAATCCCAACCTGGTGCGATCCTGAATGGAAATCTCTGATGGAACGTTGTTGGGCCTCTGATCCTGCTAGGAGGCCATCATTCTCTGAAATTTCTCAAAAGTTGAGGAAAATGGCTGCTGCAATAAATGTGAAGT GA